One genomic segment of Ricinus communis isolate WT05 ecotype wild-type chromosome 5, ASM1957865v1, whole genome shotgun sequence includes these proteins:
- the LOC125369979 gene encoding myb-related protein 306-like, with the protein MGRPPCCDKIGVKKGPWTPEEDIMLVSYIQEHGPGNWRAVPTNTGLLRCSKSCRLRWTNYLRPGIKRGNFTDHEEKMIIHLQALLGNRWAAIASYLPQRTDNDIKNYWNTHLKKKLKKLQTGNEGHCKDHGLSSSSTVSTVSAAISRGRWERRLQTDIHTARQALYEALSPEKWQSNSSICLTDQLTKLSSGSNNSSSCEKTASSTYASSTENIAKLLKGWMRNGPKNSSKKLYGQTTSATTQNSLNNIMAAGTTTDSLSSEEGIRSKADKNNGVELAETFESLFGFESFDSSNSDFSQTMSPDEASLFQDESKPNSSAQMPPLSLLEKWLFDEGANQVTLDDETDLF; encoded by the exons atGGGTAGACCACCTTGCTGTGATAAGATTGGAGTGAAGAAAGGGCCATGGACTCCTGAAGAAGATATCATGTTAGTTTCTTACATTCAAGAGCATGGTCCAGGAAATTGGAGAGCTGTACCCACTAACACAG gATTGCTTAGATGCAGTAAAAGTTGCAGGCTTAGATGGACTAACTACCTCAGACCAGGGATCAAACGTGGTAATTTTACTGATCATGAAGAGAAGATGATAATCCACCTTCAGGCCCTTTTAGGAAACAG ATGGGCAGCCATAGCTTCATACCTTCCACAAAGAACAGATAATGACATCAAAAACTATTGGAATACAcatttgaagaagaaactTAAAAAGCTTCAAACAGGAAACGAAGGTCACTGTAAAGATCATGGGTTATCGTCATCATCAACAGTATCAACAGTTTCCGCAGCAATTTCTAGAGGACGATGGGAAAGAAGGCTTCAAACTGATATTCATACAGCTAGACAAGCTCTATACGAGGCATTATCACCAGAGAAATGGCAAAGCAACAGCAGCATCTGCTTAACTGATCAGTTGACAAAGCTTTCTAGTGGAAGCAacaattcttcttcttgtgaAAAAACAGCATCAAGTACTTATGCATCGAGTACTGAAAATATAGCTAAGCTGCTAAAAGGGTGGATGAGAAATGGACCTAAGAATAGCAGTAAGAAGTTATATGGCCAAACAACATCAGCAACTACTCAGAATTCTCTCAACAATATTATGGCAGCAGGGACTACTACTGATTCTTTATCAAGTGAAGAAGGAATTCGAAGTAAAGCAGATAAAAATAATGGGGTTGAATTAGCAGAGACGTTCGAGTCATTGTTTGGTTTTGAATCTTTTGATTCTTCAAATTCCGATTTCTCTCAGACTATGTCACCTGATGAAGCTAGTCTTTTTCAAGATGAAAGCAAGCCAAATTCTAGTGCCCAAATGCCACCACTTTCATTGCTTGAGAAATGGCTCTTCGATGAAGGAGCAAACCAAGTCACATTAGATGATGAAACTGATCTTTTCTAG